From the genome of Fusarium fujikuroi IMI 58289 draft genome, chromosome FFUJ_chr06:
CTGCAGGCAACTTGCGGCTCCAAGCTAGAGGATTGCCAGTATGGATCCCCTGGCTCAGGGACGGCTAATTTATTGGCTGAAAACCACATGTCTTCATGCACAATGACAGCATCACTTTGTCCAAAGCACGTCTTGTGAGGATTCAAGATCAAAGCCAATCCAATGCCCCTTTTACTAGAGCCAATCCAAACACGTCGAGCTGCATTTTGGCGTCTGCTGTGGCTCGTTCTAGGCTTTTTCTCAGATCGCGATCGAGGTCAACTGATCTTTTTAGACGGAAATTCTGCCCGTATAAAGCCGACGATCGAGATACATCGACGTCAATGTTGGTAAACAAGGCATTGCCATCGGTTGCCTAAGGATAAACATGCCACAGTATCATCGATAACCGCGGGTGCTACTTgataaattaaataagaTAAAGTTCGGGAATATGACGGATTAGGGGTCCATCCTTGAGGACTTTCTAAGGGTATTAACACCATCTTGTCTCTGAGGATTGGGGGTCCTGAAACAAGGGTTCCCCCAGGTCTGCAGTCTTGTCTTGCGCAATAGATACGTCAGTGGCAGATTGGGTGACAGGCACCGATTAAACGAGTGCGTTGTGAGCTGAAATGGAAGTTTAAGCTCAAGTGAAAAGCATTCGCCAAGCAGCCAAGGAATTGAATACAAACAAACCATCCTGCTTGCGGGGTATcgctcatcaaggtcaatttAAAATAACGTTCTGATTCAGCTGCTCTCGTTCTTAACCAAGGTCTTAAAGGACAACTCCATGATCATGAGGCTTGGCAAGTAAACGTTTTCGCTTTAAGCTTTCAATGTCGTCATTGGCAATAGAGCTTGGTTTTGATGCTATTGATGAGTTCCTTATTCATGTAAGGTCGTTAGAGCTGTAAGTGAGGAGTTGAGTCGTGGTTAACATCCATGGCAATGACGCTTAGAGAAGACTGAACCCAAACAATCTCGTCAAAATAAAGCATATCAACATGTGCAATGGGGAAAATCAGCAATATTAGGACCTGGACACAAATTGATCAAAATTGCAAAAGATAAGCCAATAACAGTAGATTGAAACACGTCAAGATTTTCGGAAATGATAGTAAAACTGATCGCTATAGGGTAGCAAAGAACCGAGAGCCAGGTCAAGGGACGCTCACGTGAGCATTGGCCCGTGCCCAACAGCCATTGGACCCCGCCACAGGTGCGGTCAGGAGGCTCAAGTCCAAGGGATATCAAGACGACAGGAGATATCGAATAAATTAACCATTAACGGATTAAAGGACTCACAGAGCCTTGTACTGGGGCCTTAAACCATAGTATTGACCCATATCGGCCTAAGAACGATACAATAGCAAGCCGCCATGGATCTGGCTTATGACCATATCACAGAAGATGGCTACGCTAAGAAGACGGAGGAGCCAAAGAGTCCTCAACCTCAGTCAACATTGAATGAGGACCTCCAAGACGTATACAAGGCCTTTTCCAACAGTCCATGGGGTGCCAGGATTGGTGGCTTCTTTGGAAACGTTGTGAAGCAGGTATGAGGACTCAGCTCTTGAACCCTGCCCGTCTAACATGCTTAGGGCGAATCAGTATATACACAAGCCTCCAAGGAGTTGGCGGAAGTAGGTGAAGATGCATCAAAGGGACTTACTGGCCTTCGGTCAACAATTCTAAGCCATACGAGGAACCTTTCACTCAATACCGTGGTTGGCGGCGAAAGCTCCAGGGACGGTGAGAATGATCAGGCCACCACACCTAGGGCATCACAAGATGGTTCATCAGAGGCCAAGCAGTCCGAGAACACCCTGGCTCGGCTtagagctgaagctgccaaGAGGATAAAGGACCTCCAGAAAGCCGAGGATGCCGCCGATGAGGCCCTTATCAAGTTTGGCGGCAATATCCGGAACTTCCTTCGTGATGCCGTCAGTATTGCACCTCCACAGGAGTCTGACCAGAGCGGCACTGTTCTCTTCGAGAGTAAGGATGCTCAAGGCAAGCGTGTGATTCATACATCAAGATTTGATGCTCAACTACATGTTATTCACACATCGACGGAGAGTTTCACAAAAGATCCCAATAGTGCTGATTATGCAGCGTGGTCAAAGGATTTTGATGCTGATAAGAAAACACCTGAAATCAACGATGATCTACAGAAATTCCCCGACTTGCGAGCTACAATGGAGAGGTTGGTTCCTGACCAGGTTCCCTACGTTGACTTCTGGAAGCGCTACTACTTCCTTCGCCACGGTATTGAGACAGCTGAGGCTAGACGACGAGATCTCCTCAAGGGTGAGTCAATAAGCTTTTCAACTGTGCCTTGCTAACAATCAATAGCTGCCTCcgctgaggatgatgtcgCCTGGAGTGATGACGATTCCGACGAGGATGACTCTGAGGCCTCCGATGATACCAGTACACCCGCGGCCAAGTCCAAGGTTGAGACCAAGGTAGAGACAAAGGTTGAATCCAAAGACGAGCCCAAGACTACTCCTGCTGCCccctccaccaccgccaccacTGCCACCACTGCCACCACTGCCGCCACTACGCAACCTGCAAAAACCACGTTGAAGCCAGCTGAGCCCCGCAAGTCAAACGACGAGAAGTCACAGGCGGATAGTGAGGCTAGCTACGATGTTGTCGGTGCAGCATCTGGTAAGACAACACAGACTCCCAATAGCCCTAAGGATCCTAAggacgccaagaagaaggaggaggaggaaagcagtgatgaggaagatgatagTGACGAAGACGACTCAGATAGCGATGAGGACTGGGAATAGACGTTGGAAATTCCAGTATGTGTTTGAGAGGATAGGATTGTCGCTGTCCAGTTCGGCGTTCGGAATTAGTGAAGCCATTGTGGCATGTTGAAAGAACCAGAGCCTGTAACTCGTGGGTATCAATGCCAGAAACTCTTTCTTAAATGTCCCATTGCTCCCCAATTTTGTTTTATGTCTTTGTTGTGTTTATTTCTTCTTGGTAACCATCGTGAAGCCATCCTCGTCGACCTGAGGTTGGGGCTTCTCCTTAGGAACCGCAACCAGAGGGGGTGCCTCGTCCATCTCGACGTCAGCACCACCCTCGTCGTCCTCTGaatcgtcttcatcgctcTCCCAGTCTGTGTCCTGATCGGcatcctcagccttcttgaagAGACCCTCAACCTTTGTCCCCTTGCGGTTCAACCAGCGTGTTCGCAGAGCCTTGACCTCGTCAAAGGTTCCGAGAGTACAACTCGCGCGAGCACGGAGAATGTTTCCCGCAACTTCTGTGCCGGAGTCGTCGTCGACGTTGACCTCGAACTCGTCAACCATGATTTGGAGCAGGAcagtctcaacctcttccaggTCAGGATCCTCGGGAACCTTTCCATTCTTGGGAGGTGTATCAGTATATTCTGGGAAGAGGTCGGCAATGGCACCGGCAAACCAATCGCGCTTGTCGGCAGAGTCGGGGCCACCCCAGCCGTTCTGGACTGAGAGTGTAAGGGCAGGCCATAGGTGAAGGGCGTATGCGACGGCTTGCTCGAACTCGGATTGGCGTTCAGCTAGAAGAATTAGATCAATTTCTGTCGAATGCTTGAAGTCAGGGCTTAGACTCACCCGCCGGAGGCAGCTGTGCGGGTTCTGTAGAGGCCATGATTGTGGTGATGGTTTTGGCGGGGTTTGGAGGGGCAatttgaagaagatggctttGCATAAAAAATTTGGTGTTTTATCGATTAGACCCGCTGCGGCCCAGAGAAGCGGCCCACATATTCCAACCCGCGTGTCCCTTGATCATCAGAGAGTGAACTAATTTTGTCTTGTGCCTGGTAATAACATCAATTGCATTATCTAACAAGAAATTTAATGAATACAATACACGAACTGGCAGGATCTTAATATTACCGATATTCTCTGGCTCGGCCAAGTTTCCAACTCTATATTATGGTTCGTATAGTTCCTCGGTCTCTCGACCTTGATTCTTGGCTG
Proteins encoded in this window:
- a CDS encoding related to DOS1 protein, giving the protein MDLAYDHITEDGYAKKTEEPKSPQPQSTLNEDLQDVYKAFSNSPWGARIGGFFGNVVKQGESVYTQASKELAEVGEDASKGLTGLRSTILSHTRNLSLNTVVGGESSRDGENDQATTPRASQDGSSEAKQSENTLARLRAEAAKRIKDLQKAEDAADEALIKFGGNIRNFLRDAVSIAPPQESDQSGTVLFESKDAQGKRVIHTSRFDAQLHVIHTSTESFTKDPNSADYAAWSKDFDADKKTPEINDDLQKFPDLRATMERLVPDQVPYVDFWKRYYFLRHGIETAEARRRDLLKAASAEDDVAWSDDDSDEDDSEASDDTSTPAAKSKVETKVETKVESKDEPKTTPAAPSTTATTATTATTAATTQPAKTTLKPAEPRKSNDEKSQADSEASYDVVGAASGKTTQTPNSPKDPKDAKKKEEEESSDEEDDSDEDDSDSDEDWE
- a CDS encoding related to TSR2-Twenty S rRNA accumulation protein, producing MASTEPAQLPPAAERQSEFEQAVAYALHLWPALTLSVQNGWGGPDSADKRDWFAGAIADLFPEYTDTPPKNGKVPEDPDLEEVETVLLQIMVDEFEVNVDDDSGTEVAGNILRARASCTLGTFDEVKALRTRWLNRKGTKVEGLFKKAEDADQDTDWESDEDDSEDDEGGADVEMDEAPPLVAVPKEKPQPQVDEDGFTMVTKKK